The Catellatospora citrea DNA segment GAGCGGGGCGTCGCCGAGAAGACCGACGCGTCGATGTCGGCGGAGAACGAGCGGCGGCATTCGAGCGCGTTCGACTTCGGCGCCTCGTACACGGGTTCGGGCGCGGGCGTGTCGATGACCGTCGCCGTGGGGTTGAAGAACGCGACGGAGACCCGCGAGTCGGTCAAGCAGAGCGCGCAGCGTTCCCGGGAGATCACGGAGAAGGCGTCGGCGCGGGCGCGGCAGGAGCACAAGGTCTCGGTGAAGCTCGCGACCCGGCAGGGGGTCGAGGACAGTTCGCTGCGCACGCTGACGAACCCGTACGAGGACCGCGCGATCCGGGTCGACTACTTCCGCATGATGCGCAAGTGGCGCACCGACCTGTTCCGGTACGGGATGCGGTTGACGTTCGACCTCGCGGTGCCCAATCCCGGCGCGCGGCTGTGGGCGCAGTACCGCCGGCTGGCCGAGCTGGACCGCCGGATCGCCGAGCCGTTCGTCTTCAAGCTCGCGCCGTACGAGATCACCGACAAGACCTGGCGCAACCTCGAACGCACCCACCAGATAACGCTCGACCCTCCGCCGAAGCCGGAGGAGCCGAAGACCGTCAAGGTGGACCTCGAAGCGGGCAAGGGCGCGATCATCGAGTTCGTGCCGCCGCCGGGTTACCGGGTCCAGCCGACGGTCACCTGCGTCCTGAGCTACTGGGGCGGCTTCAACACCGAGCCGCTGCTCAACATCTCCGACGAGAACTGGCGCGCCAAGCTCAGGAAGCTCCCGAACGCCGGCAGCGGTTCCGGCGACGGCGTGTACGAGATCAGCCTGGACACCTTCGGCGGCGACGACCGCCGCACGCTCCAGCTGATCGCCGGCGCGGGCACCGAGCTCAAGGCCAGCTTCCGCTACACCGTGAAGCTCTCCCCGGAGCATTTCGAGGCGTGGCAGCACAAGTGCTGGACCGCGCTGCGGGAGGCGCAGGCCGTGGCGCACCGCGAGCAGGCGGCCCGCCTGCAGGAGGAGCGGGACCGGTTGTGGCGCCGGCTCGCCGGCTCCGACACGCTGTCGCTGCGCCGGCTGGAGCGCGAGGAACTCGTGCGGTGCACGCTGCTGTGGCTGCTCGGCGCGGACTTCGACGCGGCGCCCGACGACGTCGGCGAGGTGGTGCAGCGGCTGCTGCGCTTCGAGACCGACGACCTGGCCGACGACGGGCTGTTCGGCGTCGCGGGCGGCGCGGCGACGCGGCGGCTGAGCCAGTCTGAGTGGCTGACCGCGTCCGGCTTCGGCGACCTGGTGAAGTTCCTGCACCATGCCGTCGAGTGGGAGAACCTGCTCTACTTCCTGTACCCGTACTTCTGGGGCTCCGACGACCTCGGGCGCGAGAAGATGCTGTTCGACCACCCCGATCCGGCACACCGCGACTTCCTGCGGGCCGGATACGTCCGCGTGGTGATCCCGGTGCGGCCGGGTTTCGAGCACGACCTGATCCAGCTGCTCGACACCGGCGTGTTCGGGGGCGCCGGCAACTCACCGTACCTGACCCTCGGCGAGGAGGTCGCGGCCTTCGGGCGCACCAACTACACCGGCATCCCGCCGGCCAATCCCGAGCTGCACGCGCGCCCGCTGCTGTACCCGCAGCAGCGCCAGACGTGGGACACGATGCAGCGGGTGGTGCGCGCCGTCGAGGCCTACCACGAGGCGAACGGTCGCTACCCGGCGCAGCTGTCGGAGCTGCCGATTCCCGGGCCGTTCACCGACGCCTGGGGCCGGGAGCTGGTGTACCGGCTGCCGGGTTCCGGCAACGACTACGACCTCGTCTCGTACGGCGCCGACGGCCAGGAGGGCGGCACGGGCCTGGACGCGGACATCTCCGCTGCGGCGGGCGCCTCGCTCGTGGCCAGCTGGTTCGACTACTCGCCGACGAGCGGGCTGGACATCAGCATCGACGTCAAGCCAGCGGCTGCCTGACGGCGTACGAGCAAGATGGCCGCGTTCGAGTTCCTTCACACGCCGGGCGAGCTGGTGGAGCGATACGGTGCGATGCTGCTCGGCTTCGAGGTCGAGTGGCCCATCATCGAGGACTACCTCGAAGTCACCGGCGGCGCGCTGGAGTTCCATCCGAAGCGCGGCTATCGCAGCGACTGGTCCGACGAGCTGAGCCGGCGGAGCTACATCGAGATCCTGGTCGAATGGCTCGGCATCAGCGAGAGCCGGTTGCGGGCCGACGCCAGGGTCAAGGGGAGGCTGCGCTGGCCCGACATCCTGACCTTCAAGGGTGCGCGGGTGCCGCCCGCGGTCGTCAACGGGGTGGACCAGCGCGACAGGTTCGAGTTCTACGACATCAAGCCCTGCAGTGACACCGGCCGCATCGCCGGCGACGAGAAGATAGCCGACTGCGGCAAGACCTACGCCACCTACAAGATGCCGTTCCAGCCGGGGACCGTGTACCCGGACCGGAATCCCAAGATTCTCAAGCTGCGCTGGAGCCGGGCCTTCGAGGCGGTGCTGCGCATCGGCATGGCCCGCAACGGCCTCAAGACCGCCAAGGTCGAGCTGGAGGTGTCGCGGGAGAAGCCCGGCATCCTGCTGTACCGGTTCAAGTTCACGTTCGAGTCGTACTCCGCGCAGAAGCTCACCCGGCAGATGGCGGAGAAGCTGGCCGAGGGCCTGATGATGGCGCTCATGGGCTGCGCCGCCGAGGAGGCGCTCGAACTGGGGCTCGGCGTGGCCGTGGCGGCCGTCGGCACCGCGGCGGCGGCCGGCAGCGCGGCTCTCGGCACCGCCATGACCGTGGCGGAGGCCGCGTCGGAGGCGGCCGCGGCGGCGAGAGCGGCGGGGGAGGCCGCGGCGGAGGCGGCCAGGGCCGCGAAGGCGGCGGCCGAGTACGCGGCGGAGACCGCGCGGGCGGCGCGGGCGGCCGCGGAGGCGTTCCTGGAACGTCTGCCGGAGTCGTCGATCCCGCACGTGCGGGTGGATGTCCCGGACGGCTTGCCGGAACTGCTGGAGCTGTCCGGCTCCTTCGAGGACGCGATGATCAGCCGCGGCCAGGGCGTACCCGGCGAGGAGTACCTGGTCTGCTGCGACGAGGCGTACTTCCAGAACGTGGTGCTCGACCGGCGTTTCGCCGCGCAGTCCGCGGACCTGCTGAAGGTGCAGGGCTACCAGCAGTGGAAGACGTACTCCGCGTACGCGGCAGGCCGGGCGGCGTGGAAGGCGCTGCCGGACCGCATCGAGCAGGTCGGTTGGCTGTTCGACCAGCACCGGGACCTGTTCCCGGCGCATGCGGCCATCGTCGACGTGCTGCGCAGGCTCGTCCGCGCCGACCCGTCGCAGAAGGTCTCCGTCACCAACGTCGTGCTCGTCGCGAACGCCGCGCTCGTCGGCTACGCCGCGCCCGAACTCATCCGGAACACGTTCGTCCGCCAGCCGCGCGGGGGCCGGCACCCTGAGGAGCAGAACGGGATGTTCGCGATGCCCGAACGCCTGCTTTCGAAGAAGACCGGCAGGGCGAACGCGGCCGGCGCGGGCGCGCGCAGCGGGCAGCCGACCCGGGCCGACATCCTCAAACGGCTGCTCACCGTGCCGGTCGAGCCGTCGCGGGTCCGGCAGCTCAACGACGCGCTGGGCGACGTCGCGCAGCTGCGCCGGGGCCTGCTCACCGGGGCCGGCTTCACGCTCGCGACGGCGGTGCACGGCATCTACCGCGCCGGCCTGCCGACCCGGCCCGATGACAGGGACTTCGCCAGACCGCTGGTGCTGGAGGCGTCGCGGATGTTCGCGGTGCCGGCCGGGTCGAGGAGTTCAGGGCTGAACAAGCTCGATCGGATCGACGTGGCGACGCACCTGGCGGGCACGCCCGGGACGACGCCCGTCCCGTGCCGGTACCTGGGCCGCCTGCGGGTCAGTTGACCGGGGCGGATGGCCCACGCCGCGGACACCTCCTTCGGTAATCTGAGTCCATGACCACGGTCACGTCGAACGATGTGCGCGTGCTCGCCCGGTCCCGAGCCGCCGATCCCGTCCTCGCCCTGGTCGGCGGCGAGGTCGTGGTGGTCCCCAGGGCCGAGCTGGGGGAGGGCGACCGGGTGCTGTGCACCCAGGAGACGCTGGTTCGCGAGCTGGGCGGCGAGGTCGACGACATCGAGGCGCAGCTGTTCGCGGGACGTTTGACCAGCCTGATCGGCGAGTGACGGCTCCTGCGGGTCCGGCCGGGGTCACGCCTCGAAGTCGACGTATCCGTATCCGAGGTTGCCGGCCTCGTCCGGCGCCTGCTCGGCGGCGGTGTCGGCTTCGGCGTCGGTGACCAGCGGGCCACCGAAGATCACGAGGTCGCCGGGCAGGGCGGGCTCCCCACGCAGGGCGGGCGCGTCGATGCGGTCCCAGTCGACGGTCACCGTGGTCGCCTGTTCGAGCGCACCCATGAAGAACAGGTCGGACAGGCTGCCGTCGTCGGCGCCGCGCTCTTCGTCGGAGCTGAAGTCGTGCCCGAGGGGCCTGCCCGGTCCGGCGAACGTGATCCGGGGGTATCCCTCGACCTCGATGGCCAGGAACGGGTGCAGGTCGATCGACCGGGTGAGGCAGCCATGCTGGTAGACGTCGAGCGCCAGGTCCGCGCCGTACCAGCAGAGCAGGTAGTGGCTCATGCCCTCGGCGAGTTCGGCCGCGAGGTCTGCCTTGACCTCGTCGAGGCTGCCCCTGATGTAGTGCGTGTCCTTGTGCGCTCCGCCCGCGGCGACCCCGAAGCGGAGGTCGTAGAAGCTCTTTCGGCTCACGGTGGGCAGTGTACGGCCGCAGGCCGACACCGCTCGGTCACGCCGGCGCGCCCGCAGCCCCGGCGGTCAGCCGCGCTTCATCAGCCGGCCGACCGCGGCCATCATCTCGGTGGCCATCTCGTCGGCGCGGCCCTGCTCGGCGCCGTGCTGCATGCAGTGACGGGCGTGGCCGTCGAGCAGGCCCAGCCCCACCTTGTCCAGGGCGGCCTGGATCGCCGAGATCTGCGTGAGCACGTCGATGCAGTACCGGTCGTCCTCGACCATCCTCTCGATGCCTCGCACCTGGCCCTCGATGCGCCGAATACGCGTGAGCAGCTGATCCTTGGTCGCGGTATATCCGCGGGTCGGCGTGCCGGCGGCGGGGGCGGTGGGCTGCGTGGTCATGAAACCACTATAACCAAACCCCCGGGGGGTATGGTCGAAGTGATCTGGTGGAGACGGGACCGGAAGCCATGCACGAGCACCACTCGAACCACGGCGGCCAGGGCACGCCGGGCGCGGACATCGCGCAGGTCAGCCTCGACTTCTGCTTTTGCGCCACCGAACTGGCCGCACTCGAACGCTTCCTGACCGGCCGGCCCGGGATCGTGTCCGCGCACGCCGACCGCACGAGCGCTCTCGTGCACGTCGCCTACGACCCGGCCCGCACCGATCCCGCCGCCATCGGGCAGCTGCTGACCAGCCGCGGCTACGGCTGTGAGTGCGCGGACTGCCCGGCATCGTGCTGCCGGCCCGGCCACAGCGCCGCCGGCCACGGCGACGAACAGGCAGCACACGCCCACCACGACGAGCACTCCGGCCACGGTGCCGCCATGGTCGACTCGATGCTGCGCCGGTTCGTCGTCAGCGCGGTCCTGACCGTCCCGACCGTGCTGTTCTCCCCGATCGGAGCGGCCGTCGGCCTGCCGTCGCAGCCGCCGTTCGGGCTGCCCATGGGCTGGTTCGGGCTCATCCTGGCCACGCCGGTGGTGTGGTGGGGCGGCTGGCCGTTCATCTCGTCCGCAGCGCGGTCGCTGCGCATCGGCGAAGTCACGATGATGACCCTTATCGCCGTGGGCATCCTGGTCGCCTACCTGTACTCGCTCGGCGCGACCCTGCTCGGCGGGCATGAGGTCTTCTTCGAGGCCGCCGCGATGCTGACCACCTTGAGTCTGCTCGGGCACTGGCTGGAGATGCGCTCCCGGTTCGCGACCGGCCGCGCCGTCGAAGCGCTGCTGTCGCTCGCTCCACCGACCGCGATCGTGCGTCGCGACGGCGCCGACATCGAGATCGCCCTGGACGACGTCGTCGCCGGGGACGTGATCGTGGTCAAGCCGGGCGCGAAGATCCCCGTCGACGGCACCGTCGCGGACGGGCAGTCCTACGTCGACGAATCCATGATCACCGGTGAGCCGGTGCCGGTGGCCAAGAAGCCAGGCGACCCGGTCGTCGGCGGGACCATCAACACCACCGGCGCTTTCACCTTCACCGCCACCGCCGTCGGCGCGGACACCGCGCTGGCCCGGATCGTGGCCATGGTCCGCAACGCCCAGGCGTCCAAAGCTCCCGCGCAACGGCTGGCCGACACCGCGGGCAGATACCTCGTCTACGTCGCCCTGTCCGCCGGGGCGGTCACCTTCGCGGCCTGGATGTGGTGGGGACAGGGTGCCGCGTTCGCGGTCACCGCGGCGGTGTCGGCGATCGTCATCGCCTGCCCTGATGCCCTGGCCCTGGCGACCCCGACCGCGATCACCGTCGGCGTCGGGCAGGGTGCGCGCGGCGGGGTGCTGTTCAAGAACGCCACCGCGCTGGAGGCCACCGCCGGTGTCGACATGGTCGTGTTCGACAAGACCGGCACCCTGACCGTCGGCAGACCCGCCGTCACCGACCTCGTCGCGGCCGACGGCGCCGACCAGGCCGCACTGCTCACCCTCGCCGCCCGCGCCGACCAGCCGTCCCAGCATCCCCTGGCGGCGGCGATCGTCGAAGCCGCACGGGCCCACGGGATCGCCGTCGCACCACCGACCGGGTTCGACTCGATCCCGGGACACGGCGTGCAGGCCACCGTCGACGGACGTAGGGTGCTCATCGGAAACCTGCGGATCATGGATCGCGAAGGCGTCGCCGTCGACGGCCTGACCTCCTCGGCCGCGGCCCTGGCCGCCGATGGAAAGACCGCGGTGTACGTCGCGGCCGACAGTGTCGCCCTCGGGGTGCTCGCGGTCGCCGACCCGATCCGCGGC contains these protein-coding regions:
- a CDS encoding heavy metal translocating P-type ATPase; protein product: METGPEAMHEHHSNHGGQGTPGADIAQVSLDFCFCATELAALERFLTGRPGIVSAHADRTSALVHVAYDPARTDPAAIGQLLTSRGYGCECADCPASCCRPGHSAAGHGDEQAAHAHHDEHSGHGAAMVDSMLRRFVVSAVLTVPTVLFSPIGAAVGLPSQPPFGLPMGWFGLILATPVVWWGGWPFISSAARSLRIGEVTMMTLIAVGILVAYLYSLGATLLGGHEVFFEAAAMLTTLSLLGHWLEMRSRFATGRAVEALLSLAPPTAIVRRDGADIEIALDDVVAGDVIVVKPGAKIPVDGTVADGQSYVDESMITGEPVPVAKKPGDPVVGGTINTTGAFTFTATAVGADTALARIVAMVRNAQASKAPAQRLADTAGRYLVYVALSAGAVTFAAWMWWGQGAAFAVTAAVSAIVIACPDALALATPTAITVGVGQGARGGVLFKNATALEATAGVDMVVFDKTGTLTVGRPAVTDLVAADGADQAALLTLAARADQPSQHPLAAAIVEAARAHGIAVAPPTGFDSIPGHGVQATVDGRRVLIGNLRIMDREGVAVDGLTSSAAALAADGKTAVYVAADSVALGVLAVADPIRGSAAAAITALHHAGVRTVMLTGDQRATAEAVARQLGIDTVIAEVLPADKAGHIAALQQAGAKVAMVGDGVNDAPALAQADIGIAIGAGTDVAVETADVVLIRDNPADVDYALSIARAVRTKVKQNLFWAAIYNVLAIPVAAGVLYPSLGLLLQPQWAALLMSASTIIVTFNALLLRRHTPPHPGVPS
- a CDS encoding type II secretion system protein GspG, yielding MDLVNSKRVLLTASYVTVELTEQERSHAALVPGRALDKLSFVRQLKASPEDVAWLEGMAESHGEEAVRAGMASLARLLRGLDDDGRRFGIAREAATVPAAAIERFAEQLVERRGGGFTSLVARVFARRVSASPVGTLHLERLEMYPAGTEQGELVFTVPMTPMETVTISHKEWSTSSEEYENIVSDYFETYSERGVAEKTDASMSAENERRHSSAFDFGASYTGSGAGVSMTVAVGLKNATETRESVKQSAQRSREITEKASARARQEHKVSVKLATRQGVEDSSLRTLTNPYEDRAIRVDYFRMMRKWRTDLFRYGMRLTFDLAVPNPGARLWAQYRRLAELDRRIAEPFVFKLAPYEITDKTWRNLERTHQITLDPPPKPEEPKTVKVDLEAGKGAIIEFVPPPGYRVQPTVTCVLSYWGGFNTEPLLNISDENWRAKLRKLPNAGSGSGDGVYEISLDTFGGDDRRTLQLIAGAGTELKASFRYTVKLSPEHFEAWQHKCWTALREAQAVAHREQAARLQEERDRLWRRLAGSDTLSLRRLEREELVRCTLLWLLGADFDAAPDDVGEVVQRLLRFETDDLADDGLFGVAGGAATRRLSQSEWLTASGFGDLVKFLHHAVEWENLLYFLYPYFWGSDDLGREKMLFDHPDPAHRDFLRAGYVRVVIPVRPGFEHDLIQLLDTGVFGGAGNSPYLTLGEEVAAFGRTNYTGIPPANPELHARPLLYPQQRQTWDTMQRVVRAVEAYHEANGRYPAQLSELPIPGPFTDAWGRELVYRLPGSGNDYDLVSYGADGQEGGTGLDADISAAAGASLVASWFDYSPTSGLDISIDVKPAAA
- a CDS encoding metal-sensitive transcriptional regulator, which codes for MTTQPTAPAAGTPTRGYTATKDQLLTRIRRIEGQVRGIERMVEDDRYCIDVLTQISAIQAALDKVGLGLLDGHARHCMQHGAEQGRADEMATEMMAAVGRLMKRG